The sequence TAATAGCTTATGATAACGCTAAAAGATTCAATAGAAATAAAAACGACACCTGAAAAAATTTTTGATTGGTTTAGAAATCTTGATAAGCATTTTACGGAATGGCATCCTAATCATACGAAATTCGACAAAGTGACTGGTA comes from Elusimicrobiota bacterium and encodes:
- a CDS encoding SRPBCC family protein yields the protein MITLKDSIEIKTTPEKIFDWFRNLDKHFTEWHPNHTKFDKVTGSMDEGDVVYFEECVSGVWYKVKCKITKIEKSKSTWEIEVKSLA